The Myxococcota bacterium genome contains a region encoding:
- a CDS encoding PQQ-dependent dehydrogenase, methanol/ethanol family gives MRRQALVGIAAALLAAACGGREREQAAPGEAPAAATPAGGAVEGEAVDDARLRGADADVGEWLTTGRTYAEQRYSPLDQINTSTVGRMHEVWSFETGLTRGHEATPIVHDGVIFFTGSWSVVFALDARSGKQLWRWDPAVEKIVAQKACCDVVNRGVALYKGKVYVGVLDGRLAALDEKTGTPVWQVLTVDQSLPYTITGAPRVIDGKVIIGNGGAELGVRGYVSAYDAESGKMLWRTYTVPGDPSQPFESKALEQAAETWKGEWWKLGGGGTVWDSMAYDPELNLLYVGTGNGSPWVRERRSPGGGDNLYLSSILALNPSNGELVWHYQTTPGDNWDFTATQHIILADLKLGGRVRQVLMQAPKNGFFYVLDRKTGELISAEKYVEVTWASHVDKSTGRPVENPGQDYRDGLAFVKPTAFGGHNWHPMSYSPKTGLVYIPTHDILGAYRADPDFKPQPGAWNTATDFNVFALLSKDTMKGALVAWDPVNQKEAWRHPYALPWNGGLLSTGGNLVFQGTSDARFVAYRADDGVQLWESHTGTGVIAAPVTYLLDGKQYVSVVAGWGGAFGLAAGDVARDAAGDGKGRLLTYALGSAEPPAPQTVLDRITAPGEVYDGERIYHKYCASCHGGAAVAMVGMKDLRKISPETKAALPDIVLHGALRGAGMPSFGQYLAETDVAKLRTYLEHRAEESGIH, from the coding sequence ATGCGCAGGCAAGCGCTGGTGGGAATCGCCGCGGCGCTGCTGGCCGCGGCGTGCGGCGGACGCGAGCGCGAGCAGGCTGCGCCGGGCGAGGCGCCCGCGGCCGCGACGCCCGCCGGCGGCGCGGTGGAAGGCGAGGCGGTCGACGACGCGCGACTGCGCGGCGCCGACGCCGACGTGGGCGAGTGGCTCACGACCGGCCGCACCTACGCGGAGCAGCGCTACAGCCCGCTCGACCAGATCAACACCAGCACGGTCGGGCGCATGCACGAAGTGTGGAGCTTCGAGACGGGACTCACTCGGGGCCACGAAGCCACGCCGATCGTCCACGACGGCGTGATCTTCTTCACCGGCTCGTGGAGCGTGGTGTTCGCGCTGGACGCGCGCAGCGGCAAGCAGCTGTGGCGCTGGGACCCGGCGGTCGAGAAGATCGTCGCGCAGAAGGCCTGCTGCGACGTGGTGAACCGCGGCGTCGCGCTCTACAAGGGCAAGGTCTACGTGGGCGTGCTCGACGGGCGGCTCGCGGCGCTGGACGAGAAGACCGGCACGCCGGTCTGGCAGGTGCTGACCGTCGACCAGTCACTCCCCTACACGATCACCGGCGCGCCGCGCGTGATCGACGGCAAGGTGATCATCGGCAACGGCGGCGCCGAGCTAGGGGTACGCGGCTACGTGTCGGCCTACGACGCCGAGTCCGGGAAGATGCTCTGGCGGACTTACACCGTGCCGGGTGACCCCTCGCAGCCGTTCGAGTCCAAGGCGCTCGAGCAAGCGGCCGAGACCTGGAAGGGGGAGTGGTGGAAGCTCGGCGGCGGCGGGACCGTGTGGGACTCCATGGCCTACGACCCCGAGCTGAACCTGTTGTACGTGGGCACGGGCAACGGCTCGCCGTGGGTGCGCGAGCGGCGCAGCCCGGGTGGTGGCGACAACTTGTATCTCTCGTCGATCCTGGCGCTGAACCCGTCGAACGGCGAGCTGGTCTGGCACTACCAGACCACGCCCGGCGACAACTGGGACTTCACCGCGACCCAGCACATCATCCTGGCCGACCTGAAGCTCGGCGGACGCGTGCGCCAGGTGCTGATGCAGGCGCCGAAGAACGGCTTCTTCTACGTGCTCGACCGCAAGACCGGCGAGCTGATCTCGGCCGAGAAGTACGTGGAGGTGACCTGGGCGAGTCACGTCGACAAGTCGACGGGCCGGCCGGTCGAGAACCCTGGCCAGGACTACCGCGACGGGCTGGCGTTCGTGAAGCCCACGGCCTTCGGCGGTCACAACTGGCACCCCATGTCGTACAGCCCGAAGACGGGGCTCGTCTACATTCCGACTCACGACATCCTGGGCGCGTACCGCGCCGACCCCGACTTCAAGCCGCAGCCCGGCGCCTGGAACACGGCGACCGACTTCAACGTGTTCGCGCTGCTCTCGAAGGACACCATGAAGGGCGCGCTCGTGGCCTGGGATCCGGTCAATCAGAAAGAGGCCTGGCGCCATCCGTACGCGCTGCCCTGGAACGGCGGCCTGCTCTCGACCGGCGGGAACCTGGTGTTCCAGGGCACGTCCGACGCACGCTTCGTGGCCTACCGCGCGGACGACGGCGTGCAGCTCTGGGAGTCACACACCGGCACGGGCGTGATCGCCGCGCCGGTCACCTATCTGCTCGACGGCAAGCAGTACGTCTCCGTGGTCGCGGGCTGGGGCGGCGCCTTCGGCCTGGCGGCCGGCGACGTCGCGCGCGACGCCGCCGGCGACGGCAAGGGGCGGCTGCTCACCTACGCGCTCGGCTCGGCCGAGCCACCCGCTCCGCAGACCGTCCTCGACCGCATCACCGCGCCGGGCGAGGTCTACGACGGCGAGCGCATCTACCACAAGTACTGCGCCTCGTGTCACGGCGGCGCGGCCGTCGCGATGGTCGGCATGAAGGACCTGCGCAAGATCTCGCCGGAGACGAAGGCGGCGTTGCCCGACATCGTGCTGCACGGAGCGCTGCGCGGCGCCGGCATGCCCTCGTTCGGCCAGTATCTCGCCGAAACGGACGTGGCGAAGCTGCGGACCTATCTCGAGCATCGGGCCGAAGAGTCGGGCATTCACTGA
- a CDS encoding ABC-type transport auxiliary lipoprotein family protein, whose amino-acid sequence MRLAAAFAAAVLAAGCLTAQPPLEPRYFTPVVPRASPPDPTHGGDLLRVRRVRAAAYLRDRMVWRNGVEIGFYDLLRWTESPARFAQAALEDELFDRRGFVRTSSVNAASLKSSLEAFDELLAPAHEAAVALDVVLTNAKGETLIDRTFEARKPISGGDPKDVADALGAALAEVVGQVGTAAAEAAGSHAF is encoded by the coding sequence GTGAGACTCGCCGCCGCGTTCGCCGCCGCGGTCCTGGCCGCCGGCTGCCTGACTGCGCAGCCGCCGCTCGAGCCGCGCTACTTCACGCCGGTCGTGCCGCGCGCCTCGCCGCCCGACCCGACGCACGGCGGAGACCTGTTGCGCGTGCGCCGCGTGCGCGCTGCCGCCTATCTGCGCGACCGCATGGTGTGGCGAAACGGCGTGGAGATCGGCTTCTACGACCTGCTGCGCTGGACCGAGTCACCGGCGCGCTTCGCGCAGGCTGCGCTCGAGGACGAGCTGTTCGATCGGCGCGGCTTCGTGCGCACGAGCTCCGTGAACGCGGCCAGCCTGAAGTCGAGCCTCGAGGCCTTCGACGAGCTGCTCGCGCCCGCCCACGAGGCCGCGGTCGCGCTCGACGTGGTGCTCACCAACGCCAAGGGCGAGACGCTGATCGACCGCACGTTCGAGGCGCGCAAGCCGATCTCCGGCGGCGACCCCAAGGACGTGGCCGACGCGCTGGGCGCCGCGCTCGCCGAAGTCGTGGGCCAGGTCGGGACCGCGGCCGCCGAAGCTGCGGGCTCCCACGCTTTCTGA
- a CDS encoding ABC transporter permease, translating to MRSSLGRTRRAPSWRGWTAILPRRLDAPRATGQPEPRRTHPLSANLSAAPPDWNVERTDREPGRADLELSGQLSLRGAFAAIARLRELVDESARRVHIDLGRLRTLDAASAALLLELRDELRERGLETEITGASGRVDSILELVAARPHGVTPRDKRAHPGVVEQIGWNTALISRFGFEVLDFVGRTVVAAGGAIRNPRRIPWRTTVSLMERSGADALPIVALITFLVGLVSAFQGAITLHRYGADIFVADGIAIGVTREFGPLMVAIVAAGRSGAAFAAELGTMRVSEEVDALRTIGLDPFPYLVLPRVIALSAMVPILALLGDAVAILGGATVGVLGLDLTFTAYMTETRLRLTFWNIATGLIKSLAFAIAIALIGCKWGLATRGGAEGVGRATTSAVVTMLFSLVIIDAAWTLVFYAWDI from the coding sequence ATTCGATCCTCACTCGGTCGGACACGGCGGGCTCCTTCGTGGCGTGGGTGGACCGCCATCCTACCGCGACGCCTTGACGCTCCGCGAGCGACTGGGCAGCCTGAGCCACGGAGAACGCATCCACTGAGCGCGAATCTCTCCGCAGCGCCGCCCGACTGGAACGTCGAGCGCACCGATCGGGAGCCCGGCCGTGCCGATCTCGAGCTGAGCGGCCAGCTCTCACTGCGTGGTGCGTTCGCCGCGATCGCGCGCCTGCGCGAGCTGGTGGACGAGAGCGCGCGGCGGGTGCACATCGACCTGGGCCGGCTGCGCACGCTCGATGCCGCGAGCGCGGCCCTCTTGCTGGAGCTGCGCGACGAGCTGCGCGAACGCGGGCTGGAGACCGAGATCACGGGCGCCTCGGGCCGGGTCGACTCGATCCTGGAGCTGGTCGCGGCGCGCCCGCACGGAGTGACTCCGCGCGACAAGCGCGCGCACCCGGGCGTGGTCGAGCAGATCGGCTGGAACACGGCGTTGATCTCGCGCTTCGGGTTCGAGGTGCTCGACTTCGTGGGCCGCACGGTCGTGGCCGCGGGCGGCGCGATCCGCAACCCGCGGCGCATCCCCTGGCGCACCACGGTCTCGCTGATGGAGCGCTCCGGCGCCGACGCGCTGCCGATCGTCGCCCTGATCACCTTCCTGGTCGGGCTGGTCAGCGCCTTCCAGGGCGCGATCACCCTGCACCGTTACGGCGCCGACATCTTCGTGGCCGACGGCATCGCCATCGGAGTGACTCGCGAGTTCGGGCCGCTCATGGTCGCGATCGTCGCAGCTGGCCGCTCGGGCGCGGCGTTCGCGGCCGAGCTCGGCACGATGCGCGTGTCGGAAGAGGTCGACGCGCTGCGCACCATCGGCCTCGACCCGTTCCCCTATCTCGTGCTGCCGCGCGTGATCGCGCTCTCGGCCATGGTGCCGATCCTGGCGCTGCTCGGCGACGCCGTGGCGATCCTGGGCGGCGCGACCGTCGGCGTGCTCGGCCTCGACCTCACCTTCACCGCGTACATGACCGAGACGCGCCTGCGGCTCACCTTCTGGAACATCGCCACGGGCCTGATCAAGTCGCTGGCGTTCGCGATCGCGATCGCGCTGATCGGCTGCAAGTGGGGTCTGGCCACGCGCGGCGGCGCCGAGGGCGTGGGCCGCGCGACCACCTCGGCGGTCGTGACCATGCTGTTCTCGCTGGTGATCATCGACGCGGCCTGGACGCTGGTGTTCTATGCCTGGGACATCTGA
- a CDS encoding ankyrin repeat domain-containing protein: protein MRRITHLVLAAALALAPRMAAAAATPATNTASDTDVDLIDQAAREGDLPSVGRILSRGVSPDVVDRDGWTPLMHAALNGRREVILLLLQKGANPKVRTPRGDTPLLLTAQQEDARLTEALLEAGAPVDEADQSGQTPLMRAAARGNVGVVRALLQHGANPNAADRSGTTALIAGSIEGHEDVVRALLYGKADTEIRRRDGATAILAAAKRGRSKVVEELIQGKADVNVAGPDGITPLIFAVRAGDRELVDALLKAHADPNRAAVGGDTALHAAARKGDPEIALKLVDAGGDPHRVNADGAEAIVVAIEQSQENVARVYAGNTSGPMFTESDVHTRGKNGRTTLLDAAALGMHRYARTLIDDGADVNVQDDDGQTALILACAGNHYEAAEELLKSGAKVDIADKEGATALTHASVRGYVKILRLLLAHRASVDPLAGAEKLTPLMGAAATGNLEVAKVLLAAGADPLKKSTSGKSARQLAEAAGFKRLAEELEKAENAPHDGTGGVHGVRTALMEAAARGNEATVLEEIKSGSAVDARDGDGRTALMIAAAAGQKMTVGLLLSSGAQLELKDDGGATALRTAVASGQLQIASDLLDRGANVDAASRNGQTPLMYAVGKGAADMVDLLLAHGANPNLRDPAGRTALIQAASSGQAAIAKKLLAKGAETNAAAANGETALLHAARSGDYDLVTVLLEAGADANQADREHQTAMMRAASRGSSDIVTALSRNGADVNAVSTAGQTALHLAARGGYLEVVRVLLRLGADPLARDAKGRTPMTEAYERDKREVVALIDDDASKRWLQLLAEDPAKLTPERAKLREEAELVQAAKEGDLPKLKRLLDKGLSPDARDFRGWTPLLHAALGGREEIAVELLRRGAHPELQNDLGATPLMAAASSDKTRIIAMLMQVKVDPNTRDRDGMCALSFAANAGNVSAVAVLIDHGADKENREERGYTPLMVAAAAGQVDVVAFLLSKGAKADTRGRGGVTARSLAETRKATAIVQLIDQHLAKSDAQKGEKGERADKAEKTEKTEPLARPETATP from the coding sequence ATGCGCCGCATCACGCACCTGGTCCTCGCCGCCGCACTCGCGCTCGCGCCACGAATGGCCGCGGCGGCAGCGACGCCCGCGACGAACACGGCCTCGGACACGGACGTGGACCTGATCGACCAGGCCGCGCGCGAGGGCGACCTGCCCAGCGTGGGGCGCATCCTGTCGCGCGGGGTCTCCCCCGACGTGGTCGACCGCGACGGCTGGACGCCGCTCATGCACGCAGCGCTGAACGGCCGGCGCGAGGTGATCCTCCTGCTCCTGCAGAAGGGCGCCAACCCGAAGGTGAGGACGCCGCGGGGAGACACTCCGCTCCTGCTCACGGCGCAGCAGGAGGACGCGCGACTCACCGAAGCGCTGCTCGAGGCCGGCGCACCGGTCGACGAGGCCGACCAGAGCGGCCAGACCCCGCTCATGCGCGCCGCCGCGCGCGGCAACGTGGGCGTGGTGCGCGCACTGCTCCAGCACGGCGCGAATCCCAACGCGGCCGACCGCAGCGGCACGACCGCGCTGATCGCCGGCTCGATCGAAGGCCACGAGGACGTGGTGCGCGCGCTGCTCTACGGCAAGGCCGACACCGAGATCCGGCGGCGCGACGGGGCGACGGCGATCCTGGCCGCGGCGAAGCGCGGCCGCTCCAAAGTCGTGGAGGAGCTGATCCAGGGCAAGGCCGACGTGAACGTCGCCGGCCCCGACGGAATCACTCCGCTGATCTTCGCGGTGCGCGCCGGTGACCGCGAGCTGGTCGACGCGCTGCTCAAGGCGCACGCGGACCCGAACCGCGCCGCGGTCGGCGGAGACACGGCGCTCCACGCGGCTGCGCGCAAGGGCGATCCCGAGATCGCGCTCAAGCTGGTCGACGCCGGCGGCGACCCGCACCGCGTGAACGCGGACGGCGCGGAGGCGATCGTGGTCGCGATCGAGCAGTCACAAGAGAATGTGGCGCGCGTGTACGCGGGCAACACCTCCGGCCCGATGTTCACCGAGTCCGACGTACACACGCGCGGCAAGAACGGCCGCACCACGCTGCTCGACGCCGCCGCGCTCGGCATGCACCGCTACGCGCGCACGCTGATCGACGACGGCGCCGACGTCAACGTGCAGGACGACGACGGCCAGACCGCGCTGATCCTCGCTTGCGCCGGCAATCACTACGAGGCGGCCGAGGAGCTCTTGAAGTCGGGCGCGAAGGTCGACATTGCGGACAAGGAAGGCGCCACCGCACTCACTCACGCTTCGGTCCGTGGCTACGTCAAGATCTTGCGACTCCTGCTCGCGCACCGCGCCAGCGTCGACCCGCTGGCTGGAGCCGAGAAGCTCACGCCGCTCATGGGCGCGGCCGCCACCGGGAACCTCGAGGTCGCCAAGGTGCTGCTCGCCGCCGGCGCCGACCCGCTGAAGAAGTCGACGAGCGGCAAGAGCGCGCGCCAGCTCGCCGAAGCCGCGGGCTTCAAGCGCCTGGCGGAGGAGCTGGAGAAGGCCGAGAACGCGCCGCACGACGGCACGGGCGGCGTGCACGGCGTGCGCACGGCGCTCATGGAGGCGGCGGCGCGCGGCAACGAGGCCACGGTGCTCGAGGAGATCAAGTCCGGCTCGGCGGTGGATGCGCGCGACGGCGACGGCCGCACCGCGCTCATGATCGCCGCCGCAGCGGGTCAGAAGATGACCGTCGGGCTCCTGCTGAGCTCGGGCGCGCAGCTCGAGCTCAAGGATGACGGCGGGGCCACGGCGCTGCGCACCGCGGTCGCCTCGGGTCAGCTCCAGATCGCGAGTGACTTGCTCGACCGGGGCGCGAACGTCGACGCTGCCAGCCGCAACGGCCAGACGCCGCTCATGTACGCCGTCGGCAAGGGCGCCGCGGACATGGTCGACCTGTTGCTCGCGCACGGCGCCAACCCGAACCTGCGCGACCCCGCGGGCCGCACTGCGCTGATCCAGGCGGCGAGCAGCGGCCAGGCCGCGATCGCCAAGAAGCTCCTGGCCAAGGGCGCGGAGACGAATGCCGCCGCGGCGAACGGCGAGACCGCGTTGCTGCACGCGGCCCGCAGCGGTGACTACGACCTGGTGACGGTGCTGCTCGAGGCGGGCGCGGACGCGAACCAGGCCGACCGCGAGCACCAGACGGCCATGATGCGCGCGGCCTCGCGCGGCTCGAGTGACATCGTGACTGCGCTCAGCCGGAACGGTGCGGACGTCAACGCCGTGAGCACCGCGGGCCAGACCGCGCTGCACCTCGCGGCGCGCGGCGGCTACCTCGAGGTGGTGCGCGTCCTGCTGCGCCTGGGCGCCGATCCGCTCGCGCGCGACGCGAAGGGCCGCACGCCCATGACGGAGGCCTACGAGCGCGACAAACGCGAGGTGGTGGCGCTGATCGACGACGATGCCTCGAAGCGCTGGCTCCAGCTGCTCGCCGAGGACCCCGCCAAGCTCACGCCCGAGCGCGCGAAGCTGCGCGAGGAGGCCGAGCTCGTGCAGGCGGCGAAGGAGGGCGACCTGCCCAAGCTCAAGCGCCTGCTCGACAAGGGCCTGTCTCCCGACGCGCGTGACTTCCGCGGCTGGACGCCGCTCTTGCACGCGGCGCTCGGGGGTCGGGAGGAGATCGCGGTCGAGCTCTTGCGCCGCGGCGCGCATCCGGAGCTGCAGAACGACCTCGGCGCCACGCCGCTCATGGCCGCGGCCAGCTCCGACAAGACGCGGATCATCGCGATGTTGATGCAGGTCAAGGTCGACCCGAACACCCGCGACCGCGACGGCATGTGCGCGCTCTCGTTCGCGGCCAACGCCGGCAACGTGAGCGCGGTGGCGGTCCTGATCGACCACGGCGCCGACAAGGAGAACCGCGAGGAGCGCGGCTACACCCCGCTCATGGTCGCGGCCGCCGCCGGCCAGGTCGACGTGGTGGCGTTTCTCCTGTCGAAGGGCGCGAAGGCGGACACGCGCGGCCGCGGCGGAGTGACTGCGCGCAGCCTGGCCGAGACGCGCAAGGCCACGGCGATCGTCCAGCTGATCGACCAGCACCTCGCCAAGAGCGACGCCCAGAAGGGCGAGAAGGGCGAGAGAGCCGACAAGGCCGAGAAGACCGAGAAGACCGAGCCGCTGGCGCGGCCCGAGACCGCGACGCCCTAG
- a CDS encoding MlaD family protein, with amino-acid sequence MNQTNYYKLGAFVLAGMALTMGLLIWLGAADWNRAARRLVTYFDESVQGLEAGSPIKFRGVTVGTVSEISVASDLRHVRVVSLVYEDVLRRLGLSESQGNGLQQSPSGDRVLRIQLVSPGLTGVKFLSIDFFDARRFPEEKLPFDPGPDYLPSTPSTLKSIEEAAVDVGTQLPMLTMRASETLQRLADSVEDVRNVLKPLLADDGAVVRLLAQYERTGAQLEKTAAAVETELKAAKLSTTTASVRDAAAAVTTFSNEVSATAEDTRESLTTLQETLDSVRALTDYLERDPAALVRGRAAPPPAKGPRP; translated from the coding sequence ATGAACCAGACGAACTACTACAAGCTCGGGGCTTTCGTGCTGGCCGGCATGGCGCTCACGATGGGTCTCTTGATCTGGCTGGGCGCGGCCGACTGGAACCGCGCGGCGCGGCGGCTCGTGACCTACTTCGACGAGTCGGTGCAGGGGCTCGAGGCCGGCTCGCCGATCAAGTTCCGCGGCGTCACCGTGGGCACGGTGTCCGAGATCTCGGTGGCGTCCGACCTGCGGCACGTGAGGGTCGTGAGTCTGGTGTACGAGGACGTGCTGCGCCGGCTCGGTCTGTCCGAGAGCCAGGGCAACGGCCTGCAGCAGTCGCCGAGCGGCGACCGGGTGCTGCGCATCCAGCTCGTCTCGCCGGGACTCACCGGCGTGAAGTTCCTGTCGATCGACTTCTTCGACGCGCGGCGCTTCCCCGAAGAGAAGCTGCCGTTCGATCCCGGCCCCGACTATCTGCCCTCGACGCCGTCGACGCTGAAGAGCATCGAGGAGGCGGCGGTCGACGTCGGCACGCAGCTGCCCATGCTGACCATGCGCGCGAGTGAGACGCTGCAGCGGCTGGCGGACTCCGTGGAAGACGTGCGCAACGTGCTGAAGCCGCTGCTCGCCGACGACGGCGCAGTGGTGCGCCTGCTCGCCCAGTACGAGCGCACCGGCGCGCAGCTCGAGAAGACCGCGGCCGCGGTCGAGACCGAGCTCAAGGCGGCCAAGCTGTCGACCACCACCGCTTCCGTGCGCGACGCCGCGGCCGCAGTCACGACTTTCTCGAACGAGGTCAGCGCCACCGCCGAAGACACGCGCGAGAGTCTCACGACGCTGCAGGAGACGCTCGACTCGGTGCGCGCGCTCACCGACTACCTCGAGCGCGATCCCGCCGCGCTCGTGCGCGGGCGTGCCGCGCCGCCGCCCGCCAAGGGTCCGCGCCCGTGA
- a CDS encoding crotonase/enoyl-CoA hydratase family protein, which produces MSDRVRIEYREGVADVRMTRTDKMNAIDSEMFTALGEAGRALAADRSVRAVVLSGEGRAFCAGLDMGSFAAMAGPRSGGGGEADPKLFERSQSGANRAQLAAWIWQELPMPVIAAIHGVAYGGGLQIALGADIRLVTADARLSVMEVKWGLIPDMSGTQTLRRLVRDDVAKELTFTGRVVSGSEAVALGLATRVSEKPLDDALALAREIAGRSPDAVRAAKKLLQASWQGSVADGLLLEEQLQRSLIGKPNQVEAVKANLEKRAPVFKD; this is translated from the coding sequence GTGTCCGACCGAGTGAGGATCGAATATCGAGAAGGCGTCGCGGACGTGCGCATGACTCGCACCGACAAGATGAACGCGATCGACTCCGAAATGTTCACGGCGCTGGGCGAGGCCGGGCGCGCGCTCGCGGCCGACCGGAGCGTGCGCGCGGTGGTGCTCTCGGGCGAGGGCCGCGCGTTCTGCGCCGGCCTCGACATGGGGAGCTTCGCGGCGATGGCCGGCCCGCGCAGCGGCGGCGGCGGCGAAGCGGACCCGAAGCTCTTCGAGCGCTCGCAGAGTGGGGCGAATCGCGCACAGCTCGCGGCCTGGATCTGGCAGGAGCTGCCGATGCCCGTGATCGCAGCCATACACGGAGTTGCGTACGGCGGCGGCCTGCAGATCGCCCTGGGCGCCGACATCCGCCTCGTGACCGCCGACGCGCGGCTCTCGGTCATGGAGGTGAAGTGGGGGCTCATCCCCGACATGTCCGGCACGCAGACGCTGCGCCGGCTGGTGCGCGACGACGTCGCGAAGGAGCTCACCTTCACCGGCCGGGTCGTGTCGGGCAGCGAAGCGGTCGCGCTCGGCCTGGCGACGCGCGTCTCGGAGAAGCCGCTCGACGATGCGCTGGCGCTGGCGCGCGAGATCGCGGGCAGGAGCCCCGACGCGGTGCGGGCCGCCAAGAAGCTCTTGCAGGCGTCGTGGCAGGGCTCGGTCGCGGACGGGCTGTTGCTCGAAGAGCAGCTGCAGCGATCGCTGATCGGGAAGCCCAATCAGGTCGAGGCGGTGAAGGCCAACCTGGAGAAGCGGGCGCCGGTGTTCAAAGACTAG
- a CDS encoding ATP-binding cassette domain-containing protein → MPGTSDPHISVSGVAVGYDGEVLLENIDFQVRRGEIFAILGGSGSGKSTLLRHLIGLAEPMRGEILVDGAPPALGSSAPIAGVLFQSGALFGSMTLGENVGLPLTTWTDLPPEAVEAVVRSKLELVGLGGFENHLPAELSGGMKKRAGIARALALEPPLVYLDEPSAGLDPITSAELDELLLTLNRGLGTTLVLVTHELPSIFAIAGRCLMLDREAKGPIALGAPADLRDHSRDPRVVAFFNRKPAVAEAES, encoded by the coding sequence ATGCCTGGGACATCTGACCCACACATTTCGGTGTCGGGCGTCGCGGTCGGCTACGACGGCGAGGTGCTGCTCGAGAACATCGACTTCCAGGTCCGGCGCGGCGAGATCTTCGCGATCCTGGGCGGCAGCGGCAGCGGCAAGTCGACGCTGCTGCGCCACCTGATCGGGCTGGCCGAGCCGATGCGCGGCGAGATCCTGGTCGACGGCGCGCCGCCAGCCCTCGGCTCGAGCGCGCCGATCGCGGGCGTCTTGTTCCAATCCGGCGCGCTGTTCGGCTCGATGACCCTGGGCGAGAACGTGGGGCTGCCGCTCACCACCTGGACCGACCTGCCGCCCGAGGCCGTCGAAGCGGTGGTGCGCAGCAAGCTCGAGCTGGTCGGCCTGGGCGGCTTCGAGAACCACCTGCCGGCCGAGCTCTCGGGCGGCATGAAGAAGCGCGCCGGCATCGCGCGCGCGCTCGCGCTCGAGCCGCCGCTGGTCTACCTCGACGAGCCCAGCGCCGGGCTCGACCCGATCACCTCGGCCGAGCTCGACGAGCTCCTGCTCACGCTGAACCGCGGGCTCGGCACGACGCTTGTCCTGGTGACCCACGAGCTTCCCAGCATCTTCGCGATCGCGGGGCGCTGTCTCATGCTGGATCGGGAAGCCAAGGGTCCGATCGCGCTGGGCGCGCCCGCGGACCTGCGTGACCACAGCCGCGATCCGCGCGTGGTGGCCTTCTTCAACCGCAAGCCCGCGGTCGCCGAGGCGGAGTCATGA